In Nycticebus coucang isolate mNycCou1 chromosome 24, mNycCou1.pri, whole genome shotgun sequence, a single window of DNA contains:
- the SCARA3 gene encoding scavenger receptor class A member 3 — protein sequence MKVRSAGGDGDALCVTEEELAGEDEDMPTFPCAQQGRPGPRCSRCQKNLSLHTSVRILYLFLALLLVAVAVLASLVFRKVDSLSEDLSLAQSIYERKLVSMEENLRGLDPKALNNCSFCHEAGQLGPEIQKLQEELEGIQKMLLAQEAQLAQTSRAHELLSTTSSQISQEMGSCSFSIHQVNQSLGLFLAQVRGWQATTGNLDLSLKDLTQECYDVKAAVHQINFTVGQTSDWIHGIQRKTDEETLTLQKIVTDWQNYTRLFSGLRTTSTKTGEAVKNIQATLGSSSQRISQNSESMHDLVLQVMGLQLQLDNISSFLDDHEESMHDLQYHTRYAQNRTAERFESLEGRMASHEIEIGTIFTNINATDNHVHSMLKYLDDVRLSCTLGFHTHAEELYYLNKSVSLMLGTMDLLRERFGLLSARLDFNVRNLSMIMEEMKAVDTQHGEILRNVTILRGAPGPPGPRGLKGDVGVKGPAGGRGPKGDPGGLGPPGPQGPQGHPGEAGPVGERGPIGPRGFSGLKGSKGSFGTGGPRGPPGPKGDVGPPGPEGPPGSPGPQGPQGKPGIAGKTGSPGQRGAVGPKGEPGIQGPPGLPGPPGPPGSQSAY from the exons ATGAAAG TGAGGTCAGCCGGCGGTGACGGAGATGCCTTGTGCGTTACGGAAGAGGAACTGGCTGGTGAAGACGAGGACATGCCGACCTTCCCGTGTGCCCAGCAGG GCCGGCCAGGGCCCCGCTGCAGCCGCTGCCAGAAGAATCTGTCACTGCACACCTCGGTGAGGATCCTGTACCTCTTCCTGGCCCTGCTCCTGGTGGCTGTGGCCGTGCTGGCCTCTCTGG TTTTCAGGAAAGTGGACTCTCTCTCAGAAGACCTCTCCTTGGCCCAGTCCATTTATGAGAGGAAGCTTGTGTCGATGGAGGAGAATCTTCGGGGACTGG ATCCAAAAGCCCTGAACAACTGTTCTTTCTGCCACGAAGCTGGGCAGCTGGGGCCAGAGATCCAAAAACTGCAGGAGGAGCTGGAGGGGATTCAGAAGATGCTCCTGGCCCAGGAGGCCCAGCTGGCCCAGACCTCTCGGGCCCATGAACTGCTGTCCACTACCAGCAGTCAGATCTCCCAGGAGATGGGCAGCTGCTCCTTCTCCATCCACCAGGTCAACCAGTCTCTGGGGCTCTTCCTGGCCCAGGTGAGGGGCTGGCAGGCCACCACAGGCAACCTGGACCTCTCTCTGAAGGACCTCACCCAGGAGTGCTACGACGTCAAGGCCGCCGTGCACCAGATCAACTTCACCGTGGGACAGACATCCGACTGGATCCATGGAATCCAGCGCAAGACTGATGAGGAGACCCTGACCCTCCAGAAGATCGTCACAGACTGGCAGAACTACACCCGGCTCTTCAGCGGCCTACGCACCACCTCCACCAAGACCGGGGAGGCAGTCAAGAACATCCAAGCCACGCTGGGCTCCTCCTCACAGCGCATCAGCCAGAACTCGGAGAGCATGCACGACCTGGTGCTGCAGGTCATGGGCTTGCAGCTGCAGCTGGACAACATCTCGTCCTTCCTGGACGACCATGAAGAGAGCATGCACGATCTCCAGTACCACACCCGCTATGCCCAGAACCGCACCGCAGAGAGGTTCGAGTCCCTGGAAGGACGCATGGCATCGCATGAGATCGAAATCGGCACCATCTTCACCAACATCAATGCCACCGACAACCACGTGCACAGCATGCTCAAGTACCTGGACGACGTGCGGCTGTCCTGCACGCTGGGCTTCCACACGCACGCCGAGGAGCTCTACTACCTGAACAAGTCTGTCTCCCTTATGCTGGGCACCATGGACCTGCTCCGGGAGCGCTTCGGCCTGCTCAGTGCCCGGCTGGACTTCAATGTCCGGAACCTCTCCATGATCATGGAGGAGATGAAGGCTGTGGACACGCAGCACGGAGAAATCCTTCGCAACGTAACCATCCTACGAG GTGCCCCTGGCCCTCCAGGACCAAGAGGACTCAAAGGCGATGTGGGCGTGAAAGGGCCTGCCGGTGGCCGAGGACCTAAAGGCGACCCTGGCGGCTTGGGACCACCGGGACCCCAGGGTCCTCAGGGGCACCCCGGAGAGGCTGGACCTGTGGGAGAGAGGGGGCCGATTGGCCCTCGGGGATTCTCAGGCCTCAAGGGCTCAAAGGGCAGCTTTGGCACTGGAGGGCCAAGAGGACCACCAGGCCCCAAAGGGGATGTGGGGCCCCCAGGGCCAGAGGGGCCCCCTGGGTCCCCAGGGCCTCAGGGGCCTCAGGGAAAACCAGGGATCGCAGGGAAGACAGGTTCTCCAGGCCAGAGGGGGGCTGTGGGGCCTAAGGGTGAACCAGGGATCCAGGGTCCGCCCGGCCTCCCTGGGCCCCCAGGCCCACCAGGAAGCCAGAGTGCCTACTGA